The following proteins are co-located in the Candidatus Nitrotoga sp. AM1P genome:
- a CDS encoding RHS repeat-associated core domain-containing protein: MLILFGSAGVEAHYIGGEPPNQCATCGCAACPAPNVPSCGCNSSYTEGNLGDSYNGGATVSSAFGPTLNFSAAYNSKQADGSQSRSNTVMGYGWTHSYNTLLFSQRGHMFRLGSDGRVTKYALGVGGKYTVTPGYFETLVKNPNGSFTLRQKEGTTYLFAQVPGTPFLVEGPVWRLISITDRNNNITAFTYIAGKLTQVTDTYGQSLTFSYTGNLLTQVTDPLGRITRFTYSAGTLVQITDPENKSVKYTYNSLAQVIRKVDKDGRVFTYQYNGAQKPVKITDRGGNPVLSMTNINNWATDETVLAMNLLRQYVPSTTSKTDGRGNVWRYQYDKNGYITKLTAPDGAITSYIYDAATLQVASMTDANNHTTSYLYDSQGNLKKRTDHLGFVTSYTYEPVFNMMTSMTDANGRTSVYQYDASGNRIKETDPLVGTREWSYDSHGNVLTEKDKNGNVTTYQYDAVGQRTKVTDAVGNVTTMTYDAVGNMISRTNARGFTTSYQYDGLNRLVNEIRPVGDPLQADTSFFYDGQGNRVEVIDRNDNSTIYQYDLRQRFVKTTDALKTVNAPLGQTMKYTYDGNDNRLSATDKNNHTTTFEYDVQNRLVKTIDAIGNMTTMTYDGVGNRLTETDANGHTTSYQYDALNRMVKKTDAEMNITQMFYDMVGGCLGCSGPTRGSSLITKQIDAEGKVTYFKYDGLDRLIIQNRKQTDVADAIDSDDAVTRYSYDAQSNQLTMTEPNGNVTSYVYDALNRPVKLVNAAGDTTSTTYDQNSNVKTVTAPNLNVTTNTYDALDRLTQVGDSVGLVATYTYDAVGNRLTQKDGNGNGTTNTYDTIYRITNVTDALGKSTHYDYDAVGNLLKLTDREGNATTYVYDDINRRTQTTDAQPFVTTYEYDGVGNLKKINAFNDTEDPVDPPQVTSYDYDNINRLIKETYADTRMRTFTYDRVGNLKTRTDQKGQVTSYDYSDLYFLTQRDYPTSVDDNMSYDLSGRLLSAERGSWLVTYIYDGANRVTTTVQNGKTLNYAYNIPGRTRTVTYPGGRSITEATDPRSRLDKIDDAGSPPPIVQYSYDLGDRVVSRAYRNGTTASYSYNANNWITSLDHVKADLTRIAGFTHAFDNEGNKHFENKLTDTSGSDTRSEAYQYDKIYRLIDYKVGTLAGSTVPVPTTQTQYTLDGVGNWKIKTKDAIPEIRTHNAVNEITAINGAPVVSDFNGNTSEDTLYNYAYDEENRLTAVTRKSDSKLVGQYQYDALSRRVKKIADPALGPPTPTETRYFYDDARIVEEQSAAGLTQTTYVYGNYVDEILTMDRAGQTYYYHQNSLWSVEAVTDSAANVVERYAYDVYGLPAIFNGVGAAVAPNPWGTPHSTTGNPWMFTGRQLDEETGIYFYRARYYDTVNGRFLQRDPLGYGNGMNLYEFVRSNPSNWLDPTGMAVGCPYSFFGTKVATSAFGNDLWNCTKSKLKKTYTHETEVEVSTEIGSELGGKGAKLSSKIGVSTKHKEGESEEVELGCCECVKFEYKFSCECVPGYTRAFFGGLTLFVGFLAWDGGYWECKKTGEGLVNCNIKMHCPNC; encoded by the coding sequence ATGCTTATTCTGTTTGGGTCGGCGGGTGTCGAGGCACACTATATTGGTGGCGAGCCGCCCAATCAGTGCGCGACCTGCGGCTGCGCCGCGTGTCCGGCACCTAACGTCCCCTCCTGCGGCTGTAATTCCTCGTATACCGAAGGCAACCTCGGCGACAGCTACAACGGCGGCGCAACAGTCAGCAGCGCCTTTGGTCCCACGCTGAATTTCAGTGCTGCCTATAACAGCAAGCAGGCTGACGGCTCGCAGTCGCGCAGTAACACGGTGATGGGCTACGGCTGGACGCACAGCTACAACACGCTCCTGTTTTCTCAGCGTGGACATATGTTCAGGCTGGGTTCCGATGGGCGGGTAACCAAGTACGCGCTGGGTGTGGGGGGTAAGTATACGGTTACCCCGGGTTACTTCGAGACGCTGGTGAAGAATCCAAACGGCTCATTTACCCTGCGGCAAAAGGAAGGTACCACCTACCTATTCGCACAAGTGCCCGGCACGCCGTTCTTGGTTGAAGGGCCGGTGTGGCGATTGATCAGCATCACCGACCGCAACAACAATATCACGGCATTCACCTATATCGCTGGCAAACTCACACAGGTCACCGACACCTATGGGCAGAGCCTCACGTTTAGCTACACCGGCAATCTCCTCACGCAGGTAACCGATCCTCTGGGACGTATCACGCGCTTCACCTATTCGGCCGGAACGCTTGTGCAGATCACCGACCCCGAGAACAAGTCGGTGAAATACACCTACAACTCGCTGGCGCAAGTTATTCGCAAGGTAGACAAGGATGGCAGGGTCTTTACCTATCAATACAACGGCGCGCAAAAGCCGGTAAAGATAACCGACAGGGGCGGTAATCCGGTTCTGTCGATGACCAACATCAACAACTGGGCCACCGACGAGACAGTACTCGCCATGAATCTGTTGCGCCAGTATGTGCCATCGACTACCAGCAAGACCGATGGGCGTGGCAACGTGTGGCGCTATCAGTACGACAAGAACGGCTATATCACCAAGCTCACTGCCCCGGACGGCGCCATCACCAGCTACATTTACGATGCGGCGACCCTGCAAGTGGCAAGCATGACCGACGCCAACAACCACACCACGAGTTACCTATACGATTCTCAAGGAAACCTGAAGAAGCGCACCGACCATCTGGGCTTCGTCACGAGCTACACCTACGAGCCAGTATTCAATATGATGACCAGCATGACCGACGCCAACGGCCGCACCTCGGTCTATCAGTACGACGCCAGCGGCAACCGCATCAAGGAGACCGACCCGTTAGTCGGCACGCGTGAATGGAGCTACGACTCTCACGGCAATGTGTTGACCGAGAAGGACAAGAACGGCAATGTCACGACTTACCAGTACGACGCCGTCGGCCAGCGCACCAAGGTGACCGACGCGGTGGGCAACGTCACGACGATGACCTACGATGCGGTGGGCAACATGATCTCGCGCACCAACGCGCGCGGCTTCACCACGAGCTACCAGTATGATGGATTGAATCGCCTGGTAAACGAGATCCGACCCGTTGGCGATCCGCTGCAGGCCGACACCAGTTTTTTCTACGACGGTCAGGGCAACCGCGTGGAGGTGATTGACCGCAACGACAATAGTACGATCTATCAATATGACCTGCGCCAGCGCTTTGTCAAGACCACGGATGCGCTCAAGACCGTCAATGCGCCGCTCGGTCAAACGATGAAATACACCTACGACGGCAACGACAACCGCCTCTCTGCTACCGACAAGAACAACCACACCACAACGTTTGAATATGATGTCCAGAATCGCCTGGTCAAGACGATCGATGCGATCGGCAACATGACGACGATGACCTACGACGGAGTTGGCAATCGGCTTACCGAGACCGACGCCAACGGTCATACCACGAGCTACCAGTACGACGCGCTGAACAGGATGGTGAAAAAGACCGATGCCGAGATGAACATCACGCAGATGTTCTACGACATGGTAGGAGGTTGCCTTGGATGCTCCGGCCCAACCAGGGGGTCAAGTCTCATAACCAAGCAGATTGACGCCGAAGGCAAGGTGACCTACTTCAAGTACGACGGTCTTGACCGGCTTATCATCCAGAATCGCAAGCAGACCGACGTTGCCGATGCCATCGACAGTGATGACGCGGTGACGCGCTACAGCTACGACGCACAAAGCAACCAGCTCACAATGACCGAGCCCAACGGCAATGTGACGAGCTACGTCTACGATGCATTGAACCGCCCGGTGAAGCTGGTTAACGCTGCCGGCGATACAACTAGCACGACTTACGATCAGAACAGTAACGTCAAGACCGTCACTGCGCCGAATCTGAACGTCACGACCAACACCTACGATGCGCTCGATCGCCTAACCCAAGTGGGCGACTCGGTTGGTCTTGTTGCCACCTATACCTACGACGCGGTGGGCAACCGCCTCACGCAGAAGGACGGCAACGGCAACGGCACCACGAACACCTATGACACGATCTATCGAATTACCAATGTGACCGACGCGCTGGGTAAAAGCACGCATTACGACTACGACGCAGTCGGCAACCTGCTGAAGCTCACCGACCGCGAGGGTAACGCCACGACCTATGTCTACGATGATATCAACCGGCGCACGCAGACGACCGATGCCCAGCCATTCGTCACTACCTACGAGTACGACGGCGTAGGCAATCTGAAGAAAATCAACGCGTTCAATGACACTGAAGACCCTGTCGACCCGCCACAAGTCACCTCTTATGACTATGACAATATCAACCGTCTGATCAAGGAAACCTACGCGGACACTCGCATGCGAACCTTTACCTATGATCGTGTGGGCAATCTCAAAACCCGCACCGACCAGAAGGGGCAGGTGACCAGCTACGACTACAGCGATCTGTACTTCCTCACCCAGCGCGACTATCCGACAAGCGTCGATGACAACATGAGTTATGACCTTTCGGGGCGGCTGCTGAGCGCCGAGCGCGGCAGCTGGTTGGTCACCTATATCTACGATGGCGCTAACCGGGTCACCACCACAGTTCAAAACGGCAAGACGCTCAATTACGCCTACAACATTCCTGGGCGCACACGCACTGTGACCTATCCGGGCGGGCGATCGATCACCGAAGCCACCGACCCGCGCAGCCGGCTGGACAAGATCGACGATGCGGGCTCGCCGCCGCCGATCGTGCAATACAGCTATGACTTGGGCGATCGGGTAGTTTCCCGCGCCTACCGCAACGGAACCACAGCAAGTTACAGCTACAACGCTAACAACTGGATCACGAGTCTGGATCACGTCAAAGCCGACTTAACCCGAATCGCCGGTTTCACCCACGCCTTCGACAATGAAGGCAACAAGCACTTCGAGAACAAGCTTACGGATACCTCCGGCTCGGACACCCGCTCGGAGGCCTACCAGTATGATAAGATCTACCGGCTGATCGACTACAAGGTCGGCACGCTCGCGGGCTCGACAGTTCCCGTGCCGACCACCCAGACGCAGTACACGCTCGATGGCGTCGGTAACTGGAAAATCAAGACCAAGGACGCGATCCCCGAGATCCGCACCCACAACGCGGTGAATGAGATCACTGCCATCAACGGCGCACCTGTCGTCTCAGATTTCAACGGCAACACGAGCGAGGACACACTGTATAACTATGCCTACGACGAGGAGAACCGGCTCACTGCAGTGACGCGCAAGTCAGACAGTAAACTGGTGGGGCAGTATCAGTATGATGCGCTCTCCCGGCGGGTGAAGAAGATCGCCGATCCGGCACTCGGGCCGCCCACTCCCACCGAGACCCGCTACTTCTACGACGATGCGAGGATTGTCGAGGAGCAGAGCGCCGCCGGCCTAACACAGACGACCTACGTCTACGGCAACTATGTGGACGAGATTCTGACGATGGATCGTGCCGGCCAAACCTACTACTACCATCAGAACAGCCTGTGGTCGGTGGAGGCGGTGACAGACAGTGCAGCTAATGTGGTGGAGCGCTACGCCTACGACGTCTACGGTCTACCTGCAATATTCAATGGCGTCGGCGCAGCGGTAGCGCCCAACCCATGGGGCACGCCGCACAGCACAACCGGCAACCCGTGGATGTTCACCGGACGGCAGCTTGATGAGGAGACCGGCATTTACTTCTATCGGGCTCGATACTACGACACAGTGAATGGACGGTTTTTGCAGAGAGACCCGCTTGGCTATGGAAATGGAATGAACCTTTATGAATTCGTACGGAGCAATCCCAGCAACTGGCTCGATCCCACGGGGATGGCCGTGGGGTGTCCGTATAGTTTCTTCGGAACGAAGGTCGCTACCTCAGCATTTGGGAATGACCTATGGAACTGCACCAAATCCAAGCTCAAGAAGACCTATACACACGAGACGGAGGTGGAGGTCAGCACCGAAATTGGATCCGAATTGGGGGGCAAGGGCGCCAAGCTTTCGTCGAAGATCGGCGTGTCCACGAAGCACAAGGAGGGGGAAAGCGAAGAAGTCGAACTAGGGTGCTGCGAGTGCGTGAAGTTCGAATATAAATTCTCCTGCGAGTGCGTGCCTGGATATACCCGAGCGTTTTTTGGCGGCTTAACCCTTTTCGTTGGTTTCCTCGCTTGGGACGGGGGGTACTGGGAGTGCAAGAAGACCGGTGAGGGCTTGGTCAACTGTAACATAAAGATGCACTGCCCCAATTGCTGA
- a CDS encoding type II toxin-antitoxin system HicB family antitoxin, with protein MRYAIVVEKTENNYSAYVPDLPGCVATGFTVEEIEREIREAIECHIEGLIEDGLPIPQPTSIVEYLEIAT; from the coding sequence ATGCGTTACGCAATCGTTGTCGAAAAAACAGAAAATAACTACTCAGCCTACGTCCCAGATTTACCTGGCTGCGTCGCGACTGGTTTCACCGTCGAAGAAATTGAGCGTGAAATTCGTGAAGCAATTGAATGTCACATCGAAGGTCTTATTGAAGATGGCTTACCCATTCCACAGCCGACAAGCATCGTTGAATATCTTGAAATCGCAACCTGA
- the typA gene encoding translational GTPase TypA: MSRALRNIAIIAHVDHGKTTMVDKLLSQTATFAAHQHITERVMDSNDIEKERGITILAKNCAVEYEGVHINIVDTPGHADFGGEVERVLSMVDGVLLLVDAVEGPMPQTRFVTRKALALGLRPIVVINKVDRPGARPEWVVDHTFDLFDKLGATDAQMDFPIVYASALNGYATLDLANPSTDMRPLFDTILKHVPAPVGDMDGPLQFQISALDYSSFVGRIGVGRVSRGRIKPGQEVMVLNGDKPSKKARVNQVLGFRGIERVQMEEAGVGDIILVNGIEDIGIGVTLADINQPEALPMPKVDEPTLTMTFQVNNSPLAGQEGKFVTSRQIKDRLTKELLVNVALRVEDTGETDSFLVSGRGELHLTILLENMRREGFELAVSKPRVVFREVNGEKCEPYEMLSVDVDETNQGAVMEELGRRRGDLQDMQSDGRGRVRLEYRIPARSLIGFQGDFMTMTRGTGLISHVFDDYGPVKPDMPGRHNGVLISQDNGEAVAYALWKLEDRGRMFVSPGDKLYEGMVIGIHSRDNDLVVNPIKGKQLTNVRSSGTDEAVRLTTPIQLTLESAVEFIDDDELVEITPLSIRVRKRHLTEQDRKRASR, from the coding sequence ATGTCGCGCGCACTCCGTAATATCGCCATCATTGCCCACGTTGATCATGGCAAAACCACCATGGTGGACAAGCTGCTCTCCCAGACGGCCACTTTCGCCGCGCACCAGCATATCACTGAGCGCGTGATGGACAGTAACGATATCGAGAAGGAACGAGGCATCACCATTCTGGCAAAAAACTGCGCAGTGGAATATGAAGGCGTACATATCAACATCGTGGACACGCCAGGACACGCCGACTTTGGCGGTGAGGTGGAACGCGTTCTGTCAATGGTGGACGGCGTGTTGTTACTGGTAGATGCGGTAGAAGGTCCAATGCCGCAAACCCGTTTTGTTACGCGCAAAGCGCTGGCACTGGGTTTGCGTCCTATCGTAGTAATTAACAAGGTTGACCGTCCCGGTGCGCGACCAGAATGGGTAGTGGATCACACTTTCGACCTGTTCGATAAGCTTGGCGCAACCGACGCACAAATGGATTTTCCGATAGTCTACGCCTCGGCGTTGAATGGTTACGCGACATTGGATTTGGCGAATCCGAGCACAGATATGCGCCCATTGTTCGATACCATATTAAAGCATGTGCCGGCGCCGGTTGGCGATATGGACGGACCGCTGCAATTCCAAATTTCTGCACTGGATTATTCCAGCTTTGTTGGACGCATCGGTGTTGGACGCGTTTCGCGGGGGCGAATTAAGCCCGGTCAAGAAGTTATGGTACTGAATGGCGATAAACCGTCGAAGAAAGCGCGGGTCAATCAGGTCCTGGGCTTCCGCGGTATCGAGCGAGTACAAATGGAAGAAGCGGGCGTTGGCGACATCATTCTGGTCAACGGTATCGAAGATATCGGTATTGGCGTTACCTTGGCCGACATTAACCAGCCCGAAGCTTTACCCATGCCTAAAGTGGATGAGCCTACGTTAACTATGACCTTCCAAGTGAACAACTCCCCTTTGGCTGGACAAGAAGGCAAGTTCGTCACTAGCCGCCAGATTAAAGATCGTTTGACTAAAGAATTGTTGGTCAATGTGGCACTGCGTGTGGAAGACACCGGTGAGACAGATTCTTTCCTGGTGTCGGGACGTGGCGAATTGCACTTGACCATTCTGCTGGAAAATATGCGTCGAGAAGGCTTCGAATTAGCAGTATCTAAACCGCGCGTAGTGTTTCGTGAAGTTAACGGTGAAAAATGTGAGCCGTATGAAATGCTCTCTGTGGACGTTGATGAGACAAACCAGGGTGCAGTGATGGAAGAATTGGGTCGTCGGCGCGGCGATTTACAGGATATGCAGTCGGATGGAAGAGGCCGCGTGCGTTTGGAATATCGTATTCCGGCACGCAGCTTGATCGGTTTCCAAGGTGATTTTATGACCATGACCCGTGGCACCGGCCTTATTTCGCACGTATTCGACGACTACGGCCCGGTCAAGCCGGATATGCCAGGTCGCCATAACGGAGTACTGATTTCTCAAGACAATGGCGAAGCCGTGGCCTATGCCTTATGGAAATTAGAAGATCGTGGCCGCATGTTCGTCAGCCCCGGAGATAAATTGTATGAAGGCATGGTCATTGGCATACACAGTCGCGATAACGACCTTGTGGTTAATCCGATTAAAGGCAAACAACTGACTAATGTGCGTTCCTCCGGCACGGATGAAGCAGTGCGCTTGACCACGCCAATTCAGCTGACGCTGGAATCTGCTGTTGAGTTTATTGATGACGACGAGCTGGTGGAAATCACGCCGCTGTCCATACGTGTGCGTAAGCGTCATCTTACTGAACAAGATCGTAAGCGTGCCTCCCGCTAG
- a CDS encoding DEAD/DEAH box helicase — translation MTFASLGLNPLILSAVEESGYTVPSPIQAEAIPEVMAGHDLMASAQTGTGKTAAFILPALHRIAEPAAVRSKGPRVLVLTPTRELAQQVSDAATKYGKNMRLKVVSILGGMPYPLQNKLLSSPVDILVATPGRLIDHIERGRIDFSRLEMLVLDEADRMLDMGFIDDVERIAAATPNTRQTLLFSATLDGVIGNLAKRLLTNPKRISVAATQARHENIEQRLMYVDDMAHKGRLLDHLLRDTDLNQALVFTATKRDADALADKLLSQGHSAAALHGDMNQRERNRTLVNLRRGQVRILVATDVAARGIDVPGISHVINFDLPKAAEDYVHRIGRTGRAGSSGIAVSFASNRDAGNLQKIERYTGQSITAHIVAGLEPKFKPRSQPSNTRGKPGGFGRHTSPDSRHGHPDGVRREGQSHNRFGDNAPRRNGNTGNTSPAGQERRPTSSFSGRNHNSGNR, via the coding sequence ATTACCTTTGCCTCTCTGGGATTGAATCCCTTAATCCTCAGTGCTGTAGAAGAATCCGGCTATACCGTACCCTCGCCCATTCAAGCCGAAGCTATTCCCGAAGTGATGGCGGGCCACGATCTGATGGCGTCTGCCCAGACGGGTACCGGCAAAACTGCTGCTTTCATACTGCCAGCGTTACACCGCATCGCCGAACCTGCTGCCGTGCGTAGCAAGGGTCCGCGCGTGCTGGTGCTGACTCCGACGCGCGAATTGGCGCAACAGGTTTCAGACGCCGCCACTAAATACGGCAAGAACATGCGCCTGAAAGTAGTGAGCATTCTCGGTGGCATGCCTTACCCGCTACAAAACAAACTGCTATCCAGCCCAGTAGATATTCTGGTGGCTACTCCAGGCCGTTTGATTGATCACATCGAGCGTGGCCGTATTGACTTCTCGCGTCTCGAAATGTTGGTGCTGGACGAAGCCGACCGTATGCTGGATATGGGTTTCATTGATGACGTGGAGCGCATCGCCGCAGCCACCCCGAACACACGCCAAACGCTGCTATTCTCGGCCACACTGGATGGTGTAATTGGTAACCTGGCAAAACGGTTGCTTACGAATCCAAAGCGCATAAGCGTTGCAGCTACGCAGGCACGTCACGAAAACATCGAACAACGCCTAATGTATGTGGACGACATGGCACACAAGGGGCGTTTGCTGGATCACTTACTGCGTGATACGGACTTGAACCAGGCATTGGTATTCACCGCTACCAAGCGCGATGCTGATGCTTTGGCTGATAAACTGCTGTCCCAAGGACATTCCGCCGCCGCGCTACATGGTGATATGAACCAGCGCGAACGCAATCGCACTTTGGTTAACTTGCGCCGTGGTCAAGTGCGTATTTTGGTGGCGACTGATGTGGCCGCACGTGGTATTGACGTTCCGGGTATTTCTCACGTAATCAATTTCGATCTGCCCAAGGCCGCCGAAGACTATGTACACCGGATTGGCCGCACCGGTCGCGCCGGATCTTCCGGTATCGCAGTATCGTTTGCATCCAACCGCGATGCCGGAAACCTGCAAAAGATCGAACGCTACACCGGACAGAGCATAACCGCTCATATCGTTGCCGGTCTGGAACCTAAATTCAAACCGCGTTCACAGCCTTCTAACACGCGTGGAAAGCCCGGCGGATTCGGACGTCATACTTCCCCTGACAGTCGTCATGGTCATCCTGATGGCGTTCGACGGGAAGGTCAATCGCACAATCGTTTTGGTGACAATGCACCTCGGCGCAATGGGAACACCGGCAACACGAGTCCTGCTGGCCAAGAACGTCGTCCGACAAGCAGCTTCTCTGGACGTAATCACAACAGCGGTAACCGTTAA